A window of Pomacea canaliculata isolate SZHN2017 linkage group LG3, ASM307304v1, whole genome shotgun sequence contains these coding sequences:
- the LOC112560493 gene encoding probable G-protein coupled receptor 19, with amino-acid sequence MNNNSSSTNDPQHNTDGLVSGLLGKSRTSAVVAETLTLGVLWLLSLLGNVLVCLVIHRSRRIQSTTNFFVVSLAMSDLCLSVICLPFVTARVIAGSWLTGQFLCKVIRFVQFAAPAAAIFVLVSICIDRFYTIIYPLSFKVTRSTAKRMIACCWVAAASLSSFCFYFFQVLQPTSSQASAVTFSSSPLTTSGSTFDPNAETVYVCPTFVPAWEWSGKTYGLVLVLCQFLLPTLITGVGYSRVVRYIWTTGAPGVRTIHRTANPVPRTKVKAVKMLLIVTLSCVIMMAPIYIAQIVYSFQPLHYLDRTVFILAFWLLIGTGVSKPLLYLYYNANFRRGCREVFCMSSMKCYRSSTYTITTTSSLGKRNYVGVMELSSDGQRLACGSPTKAFNRALYVEKSAWPLNGSFSSSYV; translated from the exons atgaacaacaacagcagcagcaccaatGACCCGCAGCACAACACAGACGGCTTGGTATCGGGGTTGCTAGGCAAGTCCCGCACGTCAGCGGTGGTTGCAGAGACCCTAACGCTGGGGGTGCTGTGGCTGTTGTCGTTGCTGGGCAACGTGCTGGTGTGCCTGGTCATCCACCGCAGCCGTCGGATCCAGTCCACCACCAACTTTTTTGTCGTATCGCTAGCCATGTCCGACCTTTGTCTGTCCGTGATCTGCCTGCCTTTTGTGACGGCACGGGTCATCGCGGGGTCATGGCTGACAGGCCAGTTTCTGTGCAAAGTCATCAGGTTTGTGCAGTTCGCGGCCCCAGCGGCCGCCATCTTtgtcctcgtctccatctgcaTTGACCGCTTCTACACTATCATATATCCGTTGAGCTTCAAGGTGACGCGGAGCACGGCCAAGCGCATGATCGCCTGCTGTTGGGTGGCCGCCgcctccctctcctccttctGCTTCTACTTCTTTCAGGTCCTGCAGCCTACATCTTCCCAGGCCTCAGCAGTGACTTTCAGCTCCAGCCCGCTCACCACCTCAGGTAGCACCTTCGACCCGAACGCGGAGACAGTGTACGTGTGCCCGACGTTCGTGCCTGCCTGGGAGTGGTCCGGCAAGACGTATGGACTTGTGCTGGTGCtgtgccaatttctgttgcctaCCTTAATAACAGGGGTAGGTTACTCGCGGGTGGTCAGGTATATATGGACTACAGGCGCACCTGGAGTGCGAACTATTCACCGCACTGCCAACCCAGTGCCCCGCACCAAAGTAAAGGCTGTAAAAATGTTGCTGATAGTCACCTTGTCCTGTGTCATCATGATGGCGCCCATCTACATAGCGCAG ATAGTCTACTCTTTCCAGCCACTTCACTATCTGGATCGGACTGTCTTTATCTTGGCTTTCTGGCTGCTCATTGGTACGGGTGTGTCCAAGCCGTTACTGTACCTCTACTACAACGCCAACTTCAGGCGGGGCTGCAGGGAGGTGTTTTGCATGTCGTCCATGAAGTGCTACCGGTCCAGTACGTACACCATTACCACCACGTCTTCGCTGGGAAAGCGTAACTACGTGGGCGTAATGGAGTTAAGCAGCGACGGCCAACGACTGGCCTGCGGTTCCCCGACGAAGGCCTTTAACAGGGCGCTGTACGTCGAGAAGAGTGCGTGGCCCTTAAACGgcagcttttcttcttcctaTGTCTGA
- the LOC112559552 gene encoding CD9 antigen-like, giving the protein MALGSCYACIKYLMFAFNLLFWLLGCAILGVGIWLRVDPNVAKYVNQAEEINVFFTLAYILMAIGIIIMVIGFLGCCGAIRESQCMLGAFFLLLFIIFAILLGAGIWAVVEKDTVIRDYETNEQSASFMDGIQQTFDCCGSKIGAKDYDRYDSVPKSCIAENYDKPCEKEFFNWIAEHLIVVAGVAIAIAIVLILGMIFSMVLCCAIRYTVAQDY; this is encoded by the exons ATGGCTTTAGGAAGCTGCTACGCGTGCATCAAATATCTGATGTTCGCATTCAATCTCCTTTTTTGG CTTTTAGGTTGTGCCATCCTTGGTGTGGGTATTTGGCTGCGTGTGGATCCCAATGTGGCCAAGTACGTAAACCAAGCAGAGGAGATCAATGTGTTCTTCACCCTGGCCTACATACTGATGGCTATTGGTATTATCATCATGGTGATTGGATTTCTTGGCTGCTGTGGTGCTATCAGGGAGAGCCAGTGCATGCTAGGAGCA ttttttcttCTCCTGTTCATCATCTTTGCCATTCTGCTAGGTGCCGGCATCTGGGCTGTTGTTGAGAAGGACACAGTGA TCAGAGACTACGAAACCAATGAACAGAGTGCCAGCTTTATGGATGGAATTCAGCAAACA TTTGACTGCTGTGGTTCCAAAATAGGTGCAAAAGATTATGACAGATATGACAGTGTACCAAAGTCATGTATTGCAGAAAATTATGATAAG CCCTGTGAAAAGGAGTTTTTCAACTGGATTGCAGAACATCTGATTGTTGTGGCTGGAGTGGCAATTGCCATTGCCATTGTGCTA atcCTTGGAATGATATTCTCCATGGTTCTTTGTTGTGCCATCAGATACACAGT CGCACAAGactattga